GGCCAGCTCGTCGACCGCCAGCCCCAGATGGTCCAGGTGCAGCTTCGCCAAACGGCCGATCTTCGAGGTCACCACCATGACCCGACCGCCGCGCGCGTGCACCGCCTGGATCGCCGCCTCCGCGCCGGGCATCGGCAGGGTCGGCGTGATCGCGTACGCCGGGTAGAGCTCCCGGAACGCGGTCACCGCATCCTCCACCCGCTCCGGCGGGAACCAACGGGCGATCTCGGTACGCAGCGGCGGGCCCAGCCGGGACACCGCCGCGTCGGCGTCCACGTGCACACCGGTCCGCGCGGTCAGGGCCCGGTAGGCCGCCGCGATGCCGGGACGCGAGTCGACCAGGGTCATGTCGAGATCGAATCCGACCATCAGTGGGGGCATGTCGAGAACGTACCCGGCCAACCGCGGCCAACCCCGGCGAGCCGGACGTCCGAGGGGCGGGACCGGCCCCGGCCGGGCTAGCGTGGAACGACGATGACCACCTCACTCGCCGACCAGCTGCGGACCCTCCCCGACGAGGCCCTCGCCGCCCTGCTCCAACTGCGGCCGGACCTCGTCGTGCCGGTGCCCGCCGACGTCTCCGCGCTGGCGATCCGCGCCCAGTCCCGGGTCTCCGTGGCCCGCGCCCTCGACGGGCTGGACCAGTTCACCCTCCAGATCCTGGACGCCGCCCGGCTCACCCGTGACCCCGGCTCCGGGGGCACCGCCACCGCGGCGATCCTGGCGATGGCCACCGCCGGCCCGCACCCGCCCGCCCCGACCGCCGTCCGTGCCGCGGTGCAGAAGCTCCGCGCGCTCTTCCTGCTGTACGGCCCCGAGCACGACCTGCGCGTGGTGGCCGGCGTCGACGAGGTGGCCCCGTACCCGGCGGGGCTGGGCCGACCGGCGGCGGAGCTGGACCCGCGGACGGCGGCCCTCTGCGCGGACCCGGCGAAGCTGCGGCGCACGCTGCTGGCCGCACCCCCCTCGGCCCGGGCGATCCTGGACCGGCTCGCGGCCGGCCCGCCGGTGGGCAGCGTGCCGCCGGGAGCGCTGCAGGCCCCCGCGGTCGGCGCGGAGGACAGCCTGCCCCCGGACACCACCAACGGCGGCGCGCCGACCGGCTCCCCGATTCGCTGGCTGGTCGACCACCGGCTGCTCGTCCGGGTGTCGGGCGGCAAGAACGGTGGCACCGTCGAACTTCCCCGCGAGGTGGGGCTGCTGCTGCGTCGGGACAGTGGCCCGCTCGGCCCGCTGCGCACCAGCCCACCCCGGGTGTCGAGCCCGCCGCGGGAGCCGAAGGCCGTCGACTCCGCCGGGACGGGGCAGACCATGGAGGTGGTACGCCACACCGAGGCGCTGCTGGAGGCGCTCGCCGCCGAGCCG
The window above is part of the Micromonospora inositola genome. Proteins encoded here:
- a CDS encoding HAD family hydrolase gives rise to the protein MPPLMVGFDLDMTLVDSRPGIAAAYRALTARTGVHVDADAAVSRLGPPLRTEIARWFPPERVEDAVTAFRELYPAYAITPTLPMPGAEAAIQAVHARGGRVMVVTSKIGRLAKLHLDHLGLAVDELAGDLFAEEKATALREHGATLYVGDHVADMAAAEAAGIPGVGVATGPCSPAELSAAGAYLVLDDLTGFPAALDRIIGLALEQ